In a single window of the Melioribacteraceae bacterium genome:
- a CDS encoding alpha/beta hydrolase — MRNLIIGLLFSVIIISCDKSDNPVEPVSKEQGALISTSYLGTFGASLIKQLVSSYDPTGFGSVMFTYDVDVFKIVYNTVDTKGQITIASGALFLPTGKNNLSIASIQHGTQTKRTSVASVNPLNGAEGLIGASLGYFVVMPDYLGLGESVMVHPYHHQKTSAATVIDMIRAGRAYASSKNISLNGQVFLLGYSEGGYVTMAAQKEIEKKYSNEIKLAASAPMAGAYDLNLTAQKIIAQSTYNQPSYLAYFMAAYDQIYGWNKLADIFNSPYAERMNSLFDGTKTTTEINAQLTSNIAQLFKQSFKDSYLNGTFKLLTDAFNENSLLNFKPVTPTKLFHGDADEYVPYENSERARDYFVSQGVNVELITVKGGTHLSSAVPSVIAAIQWFESLRLKKEYKLAGNW; from the coding sequence ATGAGAAATCTTATTATTGGGTTATTGTTTTCGGTAATTATTATTTCATGTGATAAATCGGATAATCCTGTTGAACCTGTTTCGAAGGAGCAGGGAGCGCTTATAAGTACCTCTTATCTCGGAACTTTCGGTGCTTCACTAATTAAACAACTTGTTAGTAGTTACGATCCTACTGGATTCGGATCCGTAATGTTTACTTATGATGTTGATGTTTTTAAGATTGTTTACAATACAGTTGACACTAAGGGGCAAATCACTATAGCATCCGGTGCGCTGTTTTTACCTACAGGTAAAAATAATTTGTCGATTGCCAGTATTCAGCATGGAACACAAACAAAGAGAACGAGTGTTGCTTCAGTTAATCCGCTAAATGGCGCTGAGGGATTAATTGGGGCGTCTTTAGGTTATTTCGTTGTAATGCCCGATTATTTAGGTTTGGGGGAATCGGTGATGGTTCATCCATATCATCATCAAAAGACTTCGGCGGCAACAGTTATTGATATGATAAGAGCCGGCAGGGCGTATGCATCTTCAAAAAACATTTCCCTTAACGGGCAGGTTTTTTTGCTGGGATACTCTGAGGGAGGATATGTAACAATGGCTGCCCAAAAGGAAATTGAAAAGAAATATTCAAACGAGATAAAACTAGCAGCATCTGCACCTATGGCTGGAGCTTATGATCTGAATTTGACAGCTCAAAAAATAATTGCTCAATCAACTTACAACCAACCTTCATATTTAGCCTACTTTATGGCTGCTTATGATCAGATTTACGGTTGGAATAAATTAGCAGACATTTTTAATTCACCCTATGCAGAAAGAATGAATTCACTTTTTGATGGAACAAAAACCACTACCGAAATTAATGCACAACTTACCTCAAATATTGCTCAACTCTTTAAACAATCATTTAAAGATTCATACTTAAATGGGACGTTCAAGTTATTAACAGACGCGTTTAACGAAAACAGTCTGCTAAATTTTAAACCGGTAACACCAACAAAATTATTTCATGGGGATGCCGATGAATATGTACCATACGAAAATTCCGAAAGAGCAAGAGATTATTTTGTTTCGCAGGGAGTAAATGTTGAATTGATAACCGTAAAAGGGGGCACGCATCTTTCTTCAGCCGTACCAAGTGTAATTGCGGCTATTCAATGGTTCGAAAGTTTGCGGTTAAAAAAAGAATATAAATTAGCGGGTAATTGGTAA
- a CDS encoding SDR family NAD(P)-dependent oxidoreductase — protein MDFKGKTILITGASSGIGNALAKILIDEECNLILTARRIELMEKDFGHLNRERILILKCDVSKKGDVRYAYLESINKFGKIDIAILNAGYGQPVTVNNYNSDFAENTFGANVFGLIHWVEQLLPAFIKNRNGIIAGISSLADNRGFSGSGFYCASKAAATIYLEGLRVELKPYNIKVITIKPGFVKTPMTDKNEFKMPLLMSAEQAALIIIEGIKKEKRIIQFPWPTVWLTRFVGLLPGSVYEFLAVRFGKK, from the coding sequence ATGGACTTCAAAGGTAAAACAATATTAATCACTGGGGCATCATCCGGTATCGGTAATGCTCTCGCAAAAATTCTAATTGATGAAGAATGCAACTTGATTTTGACTGCACGCCGCATTGAACTGATGGAGAAAGATTTCGGTCATTTAAATAGAGAAAGAATACTAATACTAAAATGTGATGTAAGTAAAAAAGGGGATGTTCGTTATGCCTATCTAGAATCAATAAATAAATTTGGTAAGATTGATATAGCAATATTGAATGCGGGGTATGGACAACCGGTGACTGTTAATAATTACAATTCCGATTTTGCCGAAAATACATTTGGAGCTAATGTATTTGGATTAATCCATTGGGTTGAGCAGCTTCTCCCTGCATTTATAAAAAACAGAAATGGAATTATTGCCGGCATTTCTTCTTTAGCAGATAACCGTGGATTTTCGGGCAGTGGATTTTATTGCGCGAGTAAAGCCGCAGCCACAATTTATCTCGAAGGATTGCGCGTTGAGTTAAAGCCCTACAACATAAAAGTAATTACTATTAAACCAGGGTTTGTTAAAACACCAATGACCGATAAAAATGAATTTAAAATGCCTTTGTTAATGAGTGCAGAGCAAGCCGCTTTAATAATTATTGAGGGAATAAAAAAAGAGAAACGGATTATTCAATTTCCTTGGCCGACTGTATGGCTTACAAGATTTGTCGGATTATTACCCGGGTCAGTTTATGAATTTTTAGCAGTCCGTTTTGGAAAAAAATAG
- the rpoN gene encoding RNA polymerase factor sigma-54 → MLSLHQKLALQQKLSPQQIQYQKLLQLNTLALEQRIKTELELNPILEETLDEEIELNTEQDSDDDTPETTADEDEKYDSKEDEFEIEDFMNDQESEYEFDRINRSNDEEKLQPLAPQRKSLRENLIDQLHMLNLSEEETILGENIIGGLDKDGYFKQDLAKIVDELKLFEHIEISIDHAEKILKKIQLLEPVGIATRDLQECLLIQIKNSSYDPYYSYLAEKILRECWEDFANKRYDSIQKTLNLSIETLRTTLELIQRLNPKPGEGNIDSEEMNQITPDFVIEKNEDNYIVTLNDRSVPSVTISRTYLELLDSNKRKRKISEREKETHKFLREKFESAKWFIASLQQRRNTLMRIMQSILEKQFEFFESGPRFLKPMIYKDIADEVLMDISTISRVVNGKFVQSPQGIHELKYFFSEGLSTTSGDEISNKHIKEIIKEICDNESKDNPYSDDKIASILQEKGINIARRTVAKYREQLMIPVARLRKEL, encoded by the coding sequence ATGTTATCTCTTCATCAAAAATTGGCTTTACAGCAAAAACTTTCACCACAGCAAATTCAATATCAAAAATTGCTTCAGCTGAATACTCTTGCCCTTGAACAGAGAATTAAGACCGAATTAGAGCTTAATCCAATTCTTGAAGAAACTCTCGACGAAGAAATTGAACTGAATACAGAACAAGATTCTGACGACGACACACCCGAAACCACTGCTGATGAAGATGAAAAATATGACAGCAAGGAAGATGAGTTTGAAATTGAAGATTTTATGAATGATCAGGAATCTGAATATGAATTTGACCGTATCAACCGATCGAATGATGAAGAAAAATTACAACCTCTTGCTCCTCAGAGAAAATCTTTGCGGGAAAACTTGATTGATCAGCTCCATATGCTGAATTTGAGTGAAGAGGAAACCATACTCGGTGAAAATATTATTGGAGGACTCGATAAAGATGGATACTTTAAACAAGATCTTGCGAAAATTGTTGATGAGCTTAAGCTTTTTGAACATATAGAAATTTCTATAGATCATGCCGAGAAAATTCTTAAAAAAATTCAATTGCTTGAACCGGTTGGCATAGCAACTCGCGATTTGCAAGAGTGTTTATTAATTCAGATTAAGAATTCTTCGTACGATCCTTATTATTCTTATCTCGCCGAAAAAATATTAAGAGAATGCTGGGAAGATTTTGCTAATAAGAGATATGATTCTATTCAAAAGACATTAAACCTTTCCATTGAAACTCTTCGTACCACACTTGAATTAATTCAAAGATTAAACCCAAAACCGGGAGAAGGAAATATTGATTCGGAGGAGATGAATCAAATTACTCCCGATTTTGTTATTGAAAAAAATGAAGATAATTATATTGTTACTCTTAATGATAGAAGCGTTCCTTCGGTTACTATAAGTCGGACTTATCTTGAACTTCTCGATTCCAACAAGAGGAAGAGAAAAATATCGGAGAGAGAGAAGGAAACCCACAAATTTCTTCGTGAAAAATTTGAATCGGCAAAGTGGTTTATAGCTTCACTCCAGCAGAGAAGAAATACACTAATGAGAATAATGCAGTCTATTCTTGAAAAACAATTTGAATTTTTTGAGAGTGGCCCCCGCTTTTTAAAACCAATGATTTATAAGGATATTGCCGATGAAGTTTTGATGGACATTTCCACAATAAGTCGGGTGGTAAATGGTAAATTTGTGCAAAGTCCTCAAGGCATTCATGAGTTGAAATATTTTTTCAGTGAAGGACTATCGACCACTAGCGGAGATGAGATTTCGAATAAGCACATCAAAGAAATAATAAAAGAGATCTGCGATAACGAGTCAAAAGATAATCCCTACAGTGACGATAAAATAGCAAGTATACTTCAGGAAAAGGGAATAAATATTGCCAGAAGAACAGTTGCAAAATACCGCGAACAACTAATGATACCTGTAGCCCGCCTTAGAAAGGAATTATGA
- a CDS encoding DUF3109 family protein, which translates to MFKKLDLVEVDNIAVNTEIFETKFTCDLGKCKGACCTMESELGAPLKEEEVDIINKYFEAIKIYLPKEHLKEIEKNGFWINRQGDLMTRSINNRQCVFVYYDGDIAKCAIEKAFFDGKIDFQKPISCHLFPIRVSNFGGEVLRFEKYEECQPAITKGEKCNTTVFEFCKDSLKREFGSDWFNKTKKVTGS; encoded by the coding sequence ATGTTTAAAAAGTTAGACTTAGTTGAAGTTGATAATATTGCGGTTAACACCGAAATATTTGAGACTAAATTTACATGCGATCTCGGCAAATGTAAAGGTGCGTGCTGTACAATGGAAAGTGAATTAGGGGCTCCTCTTAAAGAAGAAGAAGTAGATATAATCAATAAATATTTTGAAGCGATAAAGATATATCTCCCAAAAGAGCATTTAAAGGAAATTGAGAAAAATGGGTTTTGGATCAACAGACAGGGGGATTTGATGACCCGAAGCATTAACAATAGACAATGCGTATTTGTTTATTATGATGGAGATATCGCAAAGTGTGCAATTGAAAAAGCTTTTTTCGATGGTAAAATCGATTTTCAGAAACCCATCTCCTGTCACCTTTTCCCAATACGGGTTTCAAATTTCGGTGGCGAAGTTCTTCGTTTCGAAAAATATGAGGAGTGTCAGCCTGCAATCACGAAGGGGGAAAAGTGTAATACAACAGTTTTCGAATTTTGTAAAGATTCACTTAAAAGAGAATTCGGCAGTGATTGGTTCAATAAAACTAAAAAAGTAACTGGAAGTTAA
- a CDS encoding sigma-54-dependent Fis family transcriptional regulator, whose amino-acid sequence MKPTLLLVDDDKNFASDFILLMENDFFCITSNNSYDGLNMFHEKSPDVVLLDLMLNDGTSGLDFLRKIMAEDENLPVIMITDYASTSTAVDAIKLGALDYITKTPNLDKLKALVERSLKMKLRNIHSKYLEESINLPYQKIIGESEAIKKLKEQIYLYSQNNHTVLITGDSGVGKELVARQIHFLGNRKNKPFVAINCSAIPKNLIESELFGHEKGAFTGAVSKKLGKFEIASEGTIFLDEISELDPDSQVKILRVLQEKEFDRVGGFASIKTNTRIIAASNKNLKNEVLRKNFREDLFYRLDVLPINVPLLKERREDIPILAEYFLRLAEIELKKKDLMFSEEALTKMTNYDWPGNVRELKNVVIHSALLSNGKEINSAILRIESPQPQTNIIVPNTWEEMDLLRKEAVEEASRKVEKVFVENLLKKFDGNITKAAEHIGISRISLHKMIRKCFPHQTETE is encoded by the coding sequence ATGAAGCCAACACTTCTGCTAGTTGATGATGATAAAAACTTCGCATCTGATTTTATCCTCTTGATGGAAAATGATTTTTTTTGCATCACTAGCAATAACAGTTACGATGGACTCAATATGTTCCATGAAAAGTCTCCTGATGTGGTGCTGCTTGATTTAATGCTTAATGATGGAACAAGCGGGCTAGATTTTCTAAGAAAAATAATGGCTGAAGATGAGAATCTTCCGGTAATTATGATAACAGACTATGCTTCGACCAGTACGGCTGTTGATGCAATTAAATTGGGGGCACTGGACTATATCACAAAAACCCCAAATCTCGATAAATTGAAAGCTCTTGTTGAGCGTTCATTAAAAATGAAGTTGAGAAATATTCATTCTAAATATTTAGAAGAATCGATTAACCTCCCTTATCAAAAAATCATTGGAGAAAGTGAAGCAATAAAAAAATTAAAAGAGCAAATTTATTTGTACTCTCAAAATAATCACACTGTATTAATTACTGGTGATAGTGGTGTTGGTAAAGAGTTGGTGGCACGGCAAATTCATTTTTTAGGCAACAGAAAAAACAAGCCTTTTGTTGCTATAAATTGTTCAGCCATTCCAAAAAACTTAATTGAGAGTGAATTGTTTGGTCATGAAAAAGGCGCATTTACCGGTGCGGTTTCTAAAAAGTTAGGCAAATTTGAAATAGCGTCAGAGGGCACAATATTTCTAGATGAAATCTCTGAACTTGATCCCGATTCACAAGTTAAAATTTTACGCGTTTTGCAGGAAAAGGAATTTGACCGAGTGGGTGGGTTTGCAAGCATAAAAACTAATACGCGAATAATTGCTGCTTCAAATAAAAATTTAAAAAATGAAGTCTTAAGAAAAAATTTCAGAGAAGATTTGTTTTACAGACTTGATGTACTTCCGATCAACGTACCTCTTTTGAAAGAGAGGCGTGAGGACATTCCAATTTTAGCAGAATATTTCCTACGACTGGCTGAGATTGAATTAAAGAAAAAAGACCTTATGTTTTCAGAGGAAGCACTGACCAAAATGACAAATTATGATTGGCCCGGCAATGTTAGAGAATTAAAAAATGTAGTTATACATTCCGCGCTTCTTTCAAACGGAAAAGAAATTAACAGTGCCATTTTAAGAATTGAGTCACCCCAACCTCAAACAAACATAATAGTCCCCAATACTTGGGAAGAAATGGACTTACTGAGAAAGGAGGCTGTGGAAGAAGCTTCAAGAAAAGTTGAAAAAGTTTTTGTTGAGAATTTATTGAAAAAATTTGATGGCAATATTACAAAGGCGGCTGAACATATTGGAATTAGTAGAATCAGTCTTCATAAGATGATACGAAAATGTTTCCCTCATCAAACAGAGACAGAATAA
- a CDS encoding sodium-translocating pyrophosphatase produces the protein MTDLFWVVPISSLIALFFAWFFFKQMMKESEGTARMAEIASYVRKGAMAYLRQQYKVVGIFFIIITAIFSILAYGFNLQNGWVPFAFITGGFFSGLSGFFGMKTATYASARTANAARESLNKGLRVAFRSGAVMGLVVVGLGLLDISIWFMVLNAVYPAASDAHNLVIITTTMLTFGMGASTQALFARVGGGIFTKAADVGADLVGKVEAGIPEDDPRNPATIADNVGDNVGDVAGMGADLYESYCGSILATAALGAAAFLDTPALQLRAVIAPMLIAAIGIILSIVGIYVVRTKEDATQKDLLGALSKGINFSSVLIVIFSLVIVKMLGFENAWGIWGSIVTGLVTGIVIGKATEYYTSHSYKPTQKIAESSSTGPATVIISGLGVGMISTAIPVGAVVVGIILAFLFATGFDLANVITNMNMGLYGIGIAAVGMLSTLGITLATDAYGPIADNAGGNAEMAGLGKEVRKRTDALDSLGNTTAATGKGFAIGSAALTALALLASYAEEIKIAMHHAGLTLLDVHGNVIQAQQAKLIDIMTHFNVNLMNPYVLVGIFIGSMMAFVFCGLTMNAVGRAAGKMVDEVRRQFKAIPGILEGKSTPDYASCVEISTKGAQAEMLVPSLLAITVPIITGIVFGVAGVMGLLVGGLGAGFVLAVFMANSGGAWDNAKKYIEEGNLGGKGSTAHKAAVIGDTVGDPFKDTSGPSLNILIKLMSMVAIVMSGLTVAFHIL, from the coding sequence ATGACTGACTTATTTTGGGTTGTTCCAATTTCCTCTCTCATCGCGTTATTTTTTGCCTGGTTTTTCTTCAAGCAAATGATGAAAGAGAGTGAAGGAACAGCAAGAATGGCTGAAATCGCATCTTATGTACGCAAAGGAGCCATGGCTTATCTCAGACAGCAGTACAAAGTTGTTGGGATATTCTTTATAATCATTACTGCAATTTTTTCTATTCTGGCTTATGGATTTAATCTGCAAAATGGATGGGTTCCATTTGCGTTTATTACCGGCGGATTTTTCTCCGGATTATCTGGTTTTTTTGGCATGAAAACGGCAACTTACGCTTCAGCACGTACGGCTAATGCCGCAAGAGAATCCTTAAATAAGGGTTTGAGAGTTGCATTTAGAAGTGGTGCTGTAATGGGGTTAGTTGTGGTGGGTTTAGGATTATTAGATATTTCAATTTGGTTTATGGTTTTAAATGCTGTTTATCCTGCCGCAAGTGATGCTCACAATCTTGTGATTATTACTACAACAATGTTAACATTCGGCATGGGTGCATCTACTCAAGCATTATTCGCAAGAGTTGGCGGTGGTATTTTTACTAAAGCCGCTGATGTTGGAGCAGATTTGGTTGGTAAAGTTGAAGCTGGTATTCCTGAAGATGATCCAAGAAATCCAGCTACGATTGCAGATAACGTTGGCGATAATGTGGGTGATGTAGCCGGCATGGGTGCTGATTTATATGAATCATATTGTGGTTCAATATTGGCAACAGCCGCACTTGGCGCTGCTGCTTTTTTAGATACTCCAGCATTACAATTAAGAGCTGTAATTGCACCAATGCTTATAGCGGCTATTGGTATAATACTTTCTATTGTTGGAATTTATGTTGTTCGAACTAAAGAAGACGCTACTCAAAAAGATTTACTTGGCGCGTTATCGAAGGGAATAAATTTCAGCTCAGTGCTCATAGTGATCTTTTCGTTGGTAATCGTTAAGATGTTAGGATTCGAAAATGCGTGGGGAATTTGGGGATCGATTGTAACTGGATTAGTTACAGGTATTGTTATTGGTAAAGCTACAGAATATTATACTTCTCATTCCTACAAACCAACTCAAAAAATTGCCGAAAGTTCTTCTACCGGTCCTGCAACTGTTATCATCTCTGGTTTAGGCGTTGGAATGATTTCTACAGCTATTCCAGTGGGCGCTGTTGTTGTAGGTATCATCCTTGCGTTTTTATTTGCTACAGGCTTTGATCTTGCAAATGTAATTACAAATATGAATATGGGCTTATATGGTATTGGTATAGCCGCAGTTGGTATGCTCTCAACATTAGGAATCACTCTTGCAACAGATGCTTATGGTCCTATTGCTGATAATGCAGGTGGAAATGCTGAAATGGCTGGACTCGGCAAAGAAGTGAGAAAAAGAACAGATGCCCTCGATTCACTTGGAAATACCACTGCAGCAACAGGTAAAGGATTTGCTATTGGCTCAGCGGCATTAACAGCATTGGCTCTTTTAGCTTCTTATGCTGAAGAAATTAAAATTGCTATGCATCATGCCGGACTAACGCTATTAGATGTACATGGTAATGTAATACAAGCTCAGCAAGCAAAATTGATTGATATAATGACTCATTTTAATGTGAATCTTATGAATCCATACGTACTCGTTGGTATTTTCATTGGTTCAATGATGGCATTTGTATTCTGCGGTTTAACAATGAATGCCGTTGGCCGAGCAGCCGGTAAAATGGTTGATGAAGTAAGACGTCAATTCAAAGCTATTCCTGGTATACTTGAAGGTAAATCAACTCCCGATTATGCTAGCTGCGTTGAAATTTCAACTAAAGGTGCTCAAGCAGAAATGCTCGTTCCTTCATTGTTAGCGATTACTGTTCCAATAATTACCGGTATAGTTTTTGGTGTTGCTGGAGTTATGGGATTGTTAGTAGGGGGGCTTGGAGCAGGATTTGTATTAGCTGTATTCATGGCAAACTCTGGTGGTGCCTGGGATAATGCTAAAAAATATATTGAAGAAGGAAATCTTGGTGGTAAAGGTTCAACTGCTCATAAAGCAGCTGTTATTGGTGATACTGTCGGCGATCCTTTTAAAGACACCTCAGGTCCAAGCTTAAATATCCTAATTAAATTAATGAGCATGGTTGCTATTGTTATGTCTGGTTTAACCGTTGCCTTTCATATTTTATAA
- the hslV gene encoding ATP-dependent protease subunit HslV, producing MKIRSTTIIGVLKDGEAALGGDGQVTLGNTVMKHNSVKIRKLLNGKVITGFAGSTADAFTLLQRFEEKLEAYSGNVNRAVVELAKDWRTDKYLRRLEAMLAILSADKAYIVSGTGDVIEPEDGIVAIGSGGMYALASAKMLKKYTELSAKEIVIESLKNAAEICIYTNNNISVEVISK from the coding sequence ATGAAAATTAGATCAACTACAATTATAGGTGTATTAAAAGATGGCGAAGCTGCTCTCGGCGGCGATGGCCAGGTAACTCTAGGTAATACGGTAATGAAACACAATTCTGTAAAAATAAGAAAACTCCTAAATGGTAAAGTTATAACTGGTTTCGCTGGTTCAACCGCAGATGCATTTACTTTGCTACAGAGATTTGAAGAAAAACTGGAAGCTTACAGCGGAAATGTAAATCGAGCAGTAGTGGAATTGGCAAAAGATTGGCGTACCGATAAGTATTTGCGCAGACTTGAAGCAATGCTTGCGATATTATCTGCTGATAAAGCTTACATTGTATCTGGGACCGGTGATGTTATAGAACCGGAAGATGGAATTGTTGCTATTGGTAGCGGCGGAATGTATGCTTTAGCTTCAGCAAAAATGTTAAAAAAGTATACTGAATTAAGTGCTAAGGAAATTGTAATAGAGTCTCTCAAAAATGCTGCGGAAATTTGTATATATACTAATAATAATATTTCAGTTGAGGTAATATCTAAATGA
- the hslU gene encoding ATP-dependent protease ATPase subunit HslU — MSDNLKNLTPSQIVAELDRFIIGQNDAKRAVAIALRNRWRRQQVVESIKEEIMPNNIILIGPTGVGKTEIARRLAKLSGAPFIKVEASKYTEVGYVGRDVESMVRDLTEIGVNMVRSEQTEAVQEKAERLAEDRILDQLIPPMKKNSRLGEEENENSEEYQNEKTREWFREKLRSGELDDRLIEFDVTSPAFGMQVLGPQGMDDMASNLQDIMSSMIPKKKKKRKSKISEAKKIIAQEEAEKLIDMDAVQRDAVKRVQETGIIFIDEIDKIAGAKSQQGPDVSREGVQRDLLPIVEGSTVNTKYGPVKTDHVLFIASGAFHVSKPSDLIPELQGRFPIRVELKSLTEEDFIKILTIPQNALLKQYSALLETEGVNILFNDEAISEIAKTAALVNDQVENIGARRLHTILTTLLEDILFEVPDKMPSEDVTITGAMVNDKLDKIVKNRDLSKYIL, encoded by the coding sequence ATGTCTGATAATTTAAAAAATTTAACACCTTCACAAATTGTAGCTGAATTGGATCGTTTTATTATTGGTCAAAATGATGCCAAGCGCGCAGTAGCAATTGCATTGCGTAACAGATGGAGACGCCAGCAAGTAGTTGAGAGTATCAAAGAAGAAATAATGCCGAATAATATAATTCTTATTGGACCAACGGGAGTGGGTAAAACTGAGATCGCGCGTCGATTAGCTAAACTCTCGGGTGCTCCTTTTATAAAAGTTGAAGCTTCCAAATATACCGAAGTTGGTTATGTTGGCCGAGATGTTGAATCTATGGTTCGCGATTTAACCGAAATTGGTGTAAATATGGTAAGATCCGAACAGACAGAAGCTGTCCAAGAAAAAGCCGAGAGACTTGCAGAAGATAGAATTTTGGACCAGCTAATTCCTCCAATGAAAAAGAATAGTCGTTTAGGTGAGGAAGAAAATGAAAATTCCGAAGAATATCAGAATGAAAAAACTAGAGAATGGTTTAGAGAAAAGTTGAGATCGGGGGAACTTGACGACAGGTTAATTGAATTTGATGTTACTTCCCCAGCATTTGGAATGCAAGTATTGGGTCCCCAAGGTATGGATGATATGGCTTCAAATCTTCAGGATATTATGAGTTCTATGATCCCAAAGAAAAAGAAAAAAAGAAAATCAAAAATTAGTGAAGCAAAGAAAATTATTGCCCAAGAAGAAGCCGAAAAGTTAATTGATATGGATGCTGTTCAGCGTGATGCCGTTAAAAGAGTTCAAGAAACCGGAATTATTTTTATAGACGAAATTGATAAGATTGCCGGTGCTAAAAGTCAGCAGGGCCCCGATGTATCGCGTGAGGGTGTTCAACGTGATTTACTACCGATTGTGGAGGGTTCTACAGTCAATACAAAATATGGACCGGTAAAAACTGACCATGTATTATTTATTGCCTCCGGGGCTTTTCACGTTTCAAAACCATCCGATCTTATCCCCGAACTGCAGGGTAGATTCCCAATTAGAGTGGAACTAAAAAGTTTGACTGAGGAGGATTTTATTAAAATTCTTACAATTCCTCAAAATGCTCTATTGAAGCAATATTCAGCTCTGCTTGAAACTGAAGGAGTTAACATATTATTTAATGATGAAGCTATTTCCGAAATTGCGAAAACCGCGGCATTAGTAAATGATCAGGTTGAAAATATTGGGGCCAGAAGATTACATACTATTTTAACTACGCTGTTGGAAGATATTCTTTTTGAAGTCCCCGATAAAATGCCAAGTGAAGATGTTACCATTACCGGTGCAATGGTAAATGACAAGCTTGATAAGATTGTGAAAAACAGAGATTTAAGTAAATATATTCTGTAG